atccaaagataaaggaaaaattgttcaaaaaatcaaccaaaaacaaagggGGGTTCGGCCACTTAGTGGAATTtggccccaattgtcttatttcaacgaaaaaataagtctatgtctaagattctaatcttccataggcgTGGTGTCctcttgaaagtcagaaacctccatctttgtaatctctggttcgtccacttgcatgaagtttgattcaaacttcttatgacgagaatgatattcatctacaatCTTTTTAGGAGCTCGgcaaacacgggaccaatggtcatttgaaccacaacgatagcacatatctgcatccatggttttaggtgctttgcccttattcttgaagttcggggcctcgagagcgaggtttgggcactgttgggctttgtttcctcccttggattgGCCTTGACTATGTTGACCTTGGCGGGGTGGCTTCTGGGCTTCCCTAGCACGCTTCTTTTGGCATTTTGGGCATTGGtttgtgctataatgtgcttcaggcatgacagtagccccagtaggtcgaaCTCGATGATTATTCATCAACAGCTAGTTCTGCTTTTCAGTGAGAAGTAAAACAGgtatcaaatccgagaacttagtgaacttctaagctctatattgttgctgcatgaCAATATTaaaagcagagaaggtcgaataggtcttttccaggagatcctcttctgtcaaagtttcattgcaaaacttgagaagtgatcggattcgacaaacttcagaattatattcattcacaaacttaaaatcttggaagcgcaagtgctgccagttatgtcttgcttcaggcaagaatatgtctttttggtgatcaaaatgatcagccaaagcgacccatagtgCACGTGGATCCTCATCGGCAAGATATTCAGTTTGCAAGGagtcatggatatgtcttcggatgaagatcagaGCAATGActttttcagcttcgccaacaggATCGTCCATCGCTTCTTCAATAGtaggacgcaagttctttgcagtgaggtggagcttcacatcttgaacccacttgaggtagttccttccagagacctccaaagtggtgaagtcgagtttgttcaaattcgacatgttcctatcacaatggagaaaaaatcaatccattcacataggagtagaacatataggttctaatagacatgtattggtttaattttgcatgaaaaaacttcgagttttcatgggtgatgtttttaagtgaaaaacttcaagttttcaaacaaggcatatTTATacgaaacttcgggtttcaaaataatgatgaacttcaggttcatatactCCTAcaaaccaaggttctaaaaaacactaggcgctagtcgggaagcgggctagcgcctagcgcctaggtggctaggcgggtcctaggcggatttaggtaattttttaatatattttatgaattaattaaatttattatatcaaatgtaaataattattgacttatatgttatttcttataaaAGAAGATACATATGTGAATGTTTTTTGTACATATATGATATACTTGCCTaggaaaaaatacaaaatattaactaaataatttataatttatataagatttatatatgtgtgtgtgtatatatatatatacacacacaccaaacttttaaaaatataaaaaacccaTATGGTGGGTGGTTTTCATTACTAAAACCATGAAACCGTCCACCTCACCTCTACTCTTTCACATCACCTGTCCACCTTGTGGTTTCATAATTAAAACCATGTCAGAGTCCATAGTTCTAAAACCATGCTTTTGACCTTGGATTCCCAGTCCTCAACTTGCACGGTTGCACTTGCACCACCACATATTCAAATGTTTAagcctccccctctctctcttttcgcACTCTCTCTTCTTTGAGTTTTTCCAGAAATCTCTAGCAAGCAGCCATAGTTTCCGATGCAGGTGCAGATGCCAAATGCGAGGTGCGAGATGCGATGCAGGTGTTGGAAACTTGGAGTTGCAGATGCTACGAGAGTTCGAGGCAAGAGAGTTGCAGTCTTGCAGAGCCTTCGGTGGTGGCGAGAGTTGCAGAGCACCTTGTGCGACGACAAGAATTTCAGACCGCCTAGAGCGCTGCCTAGCGCCGTCTAGACTGCCTACAGCGCCTAGCTGGTGCCCacatagtgcctttatttatggtagtaaaaggagagaagatattccttcatccccaaggaatacaagtccatataggaaaggataactaaaatcaaatctaatctaggatttatacaatcacacttaaactaggaatgtttacaacaattaAAACGCCAAAATCATCATTTTTTGCAACAACGTAGTAAGTTGGTCGTCTCGTCCTTTCAACCAAAAATGGAAGatgttaaaatataaaaaatcacTATTTACCATAGAAATGCTATTcacaaaattaataattaacttTTCTGATATGTTTTTTTAGTCTTATGTCACATAAGTGATATTTGGCcattaagaccatctccaatcgaatgAGGGTCAGAGGGATCGttttagccctttggccctccaagaaatttaaattttaataaacagtGCAAGGTCATATTTCTTATCatttccaaccgagggccaaatggccatagggctcgttttagccctgtcacaaaaaattgtctccaaccgagggccaaagggctatagtatggaatgtgaagaattgaaataaaattaggTAAGATAAtatggaatggtgaaaaatatgtgagaaatggtgtaggaaaaaaattagaaattaaaaaaaaaaaggacaaattGGGCTAGCTGGCTGAATATGGTCAGCCGATTGGCCCTTTAGCCCTTTTTTGTccagtggggcccacgagccctttggcctggCCCTCAATTAGAGACAATTTTCGGGCTATTTtaggccctctggccctctgaacccttcggttggagatggtctaacgcCCATATAGTTCATTTTCAATCAACTGTCAAGTACGAACGACTAACCTAGAAAAGGATCCTTGCCAGATCCTTTTCTTAGGGATCCTAAGGATCCCGTGATCGTGAtcatttatcgtacatcgtacggtcagaaatcattttaaaatttaaaattaaatataaatagtacctaataaaaactgaccgcacgatgaacggtcacgatcacGATCAAAGGATCCTTAGGATCCCTAGATAAGGGATCCAGCGTGGATCATTTCCCACTAAACCTAACAATGCACACAAACAGAGATCATTCTAAAGTGTATAATTGGTTTGTGTCCCTCCATTCTGGGAGGGTGGGAAGCGGTGATGCATATGCTGGTTCTTTTATCTTGGATATAAACCCAATTGGCCGCCCATTGGGACTCACCTTCATCGCTTTATGTTCTGAAATAACAAAGGGTGAATGAAGTGGTCCCACTTCTGTATAtaaagagagattttttttagTGTGTCTAGTATCCAGTTCGGTATACCAAATGTCATAAGacaaatggttaaatatttaaaaaacaatttaaCCACTTTTATTATAATACTTAATGTATCGATCGTATTCTCAATATACTAAATAATTTATCGTATAAGAATAAGATGTTGGGACTTGGGAGAGAGATGGACTGATGGAAAGCCGAATCCGTGTGTAATCTGATCTCAAACCTATGAGTTTTATTTAAGGGAGGGCTCTATGTACTCCAGTATCCAGTAAATCCAACCGCCACCACATGTCCATATGGACCAAATCAATCCAACTGACGCCCAATCATACACATTACCGATCCTCGTGAAAACCAATCACCCATTCAGCACTAACCTCCCCTCACTATATAAACAATTCGAACTACCCGCCCCTCCACCAAAATCCCTGAATCCATTCCCTCTCCGTTTCTTATTTCtctcttctctatttctctctctaaaactctaCAATCTTCACCTTCACTCTCTCTATCTAAAATCCTAAACGCTATTTTCTCTTATGCAGTCTCGTCTTTTCCGCCATCGTCTGGCTGCCAACATGGCCACGACTTCATTTCAGCTTCCAATTTCATCACATTTGCCGAGATTTTCACTAATTGTTGTCGGAATGGCCTTCTAGTAGACGATGTTGATGAGAGTATCAGTGTCTCTTCAGGTCACGTTGTCGTTTTAGGCTCCGAGTCTGAAATCGGTGCTTCATCAACATCAACAGTATCGCTTGGTTGACAGTCTAGAACTTGAGATTTGTGATTACCAGCTAGGGTTTCAAAATGTCTGTCTCCAAGAACCCGAGATATGAATTTTGAAATTAGGGTTGTTTGGTTTCTATAGGAAAACAAAGTTTGGGCTCTGTATTTTGGGTAGCCAAACAGAGGATTAATTAAGAAATTTATGATTTTGTGTATTGATTACCGGCTACGGTGGTGGTAGTTTGGCTTCTACTATTCCTTATACTGTCTCTCAACCTTTCCCTATACTGTTAAAACCAAACTACCACCACCGTAGTCGGTAATCAATACACAAAATCGTAAATTTCTCAGTTAATCCTCTGTTTAACTACCCAAAATACAGAGCTCGAACTTTGTTTTCCTATAGAAACCAAACAGCCCTAATTTCAAAATTCATATCTCGGCTTCTTGGAGACAGACATTTAGAAACCCTAGCTGGTAATCGCAAATCCCAAGTTCTAGATTGGCAACCAAATTATACCGTTGATGTTGATGAAGCACCAATTTCAGACTCAGAGCCTAAAACGATAGGGTGACCTGAAGAGACACTGATACTCTCATAGGCCATTCCGACAACAATCAGTGAAAATCTCAGCAAATGTGAAGAAATCGGAAGTTGAAAGGAAGTTGTGGCCATGTTGGTGGACAGACAACGACAAAAAAGACGAGACTGCATCAGAGAAAATGGCGTTTAGGATTTTAGAGTGGAGATGAAGATTGTAGAGTTTTAGAGAAAGAaatagagaagagagagaaatgagaaaggGTCTTTACAAATTCAACCCGCTATTACCGGTGGGTGGTAGTTTAGCTTCGATGACAGACGCCGTCGTTTTCTGCTATGAAGCCCGGACACGCCAGCTTAAGAGTGTATCCCATATCAAATACAATCTAGGATACAATACGCACCTGATACACGCTGATGATACGTATCAGAACGTATCTGTTTACCAGTGGACATCTGGATACGTTGTCAATACGCTTTTGTTACGCGAATCCGACATTTTGAATACACAACAAAAGCAGCTTGACGATGAAATGATCTAACCAAAGGAAGGGGAGAAAGAGCTCTCTGTAGAAGAGTGTCGAAACAGCGAGATGTGCAATTGGAAAAAAGCGACGACGGCAGATTCTATTGTGGGGTCTTTTTGAAGTCAcatgatattttattttcaaaccaGGGCTTCTGTTTTATGAGAAAATAAGgccatttatatttatattagaaAATAATGCATATTTTTTGGCGTCCATGccgtatatatttatatacaattattaatatatttattaatatacatcaatgtatatttttaattaacgTATTCATGCCATATCGTACCCTAATATTTGAAAATAGCCGTATCGCCTTATTCGTGTCCGTATCTGTGCTACATAAATTTTCTGCTTTTGTAGAAAGGAGAGGGATGAGAGAGTTGGGAGATAGGGAGAGGTTGAGAGACAGTAACACGGAGAgtgaaaagaaattaatattacCCTAGTTAAGGTATGatattgcaatgtttaaaacatgaggtatgagattgtatTTCGAACCATAGTTGAGGTTGTTTTATGTAATATTACCCTTAAAAAAAGACTATTGAGCGGTAATTAATAATGTGTTTATATCATTGTAAACGTATATTAACTTATTGTATGGCCAAGTTGGCTGTTTCTTTTTCCAATGAGTTTGGTTGGTTTGAGGAGCCTCCAGATGTCATTGTGGAGGCCCTCCTTGATGTAGTTTGATCTATTTCCCTCTGAATAAAATGCTATCGTTTCTCTTCAaaaacgaagaaaaaaaaaacaccatcgATAATTTAAATATTCTTTATTAAGAAAAAATGGGAATGATACCTACTTTTGTTGAAGTTCGGATGGCATAATCAAAATCGTATGTCGCGCTGCACCTATTCTAAAACAAACCTAACTTGTTATATACGCCTAAACCCTTTAAGAAGTTATTTATAGCATATAGTATAGAAgatcaaaaatataaattctaTTTAATTGTTATcactttctttattttgttatcATAAGTTAAGAAAAGTTAGCGAGTAATTATCATTAATAGCCAAAATTTAACACCAAATTTCATAAATgttactttttataaaaactttcaaatataacAGAAAACTCACATGAATAGGCCTAAATACCTTCAAAATCGACATCCATATAtagaagaaattcaagaaagtTGGGATGCATGATTGCAGTCATAGTGTATTCCTGACATTCCTGATGCCTGGAATGAATTGTTGTTTCTCCATTTGCTCCATTAGTATATTTGCATCTTGAACAAGCGCACCAATTCTAGTTTGTTTGTGCCATACTCAGTGCACAAATGAGTTAAAACATATGGTAATCAATTTTTTTCTGCATAATGATAACAAGATATACAGGCTGATTAATACCCAATTTTTTCCCAAAATTAAGGCTCGATGTTGCTGTTCTCTCATAGTTGAAGCAAGATTGGGATCCTGCAGTTCTGAAAGCTCCACCTATAACATATATGGAGCAGAAGTAAAGATAAGCATGAATAAATTATCCAAATTTTTtacaagaaaattttgaaacaatGAATATTTATGTTCTGTAAATTAATCTACCTCACTAGCTAGAAGCAGACTAGGGCAATCATCTGCATTGGGTACGTAGAAAAACACCGTACAGCTGCCAAAAGTTATCTTCCTTATCAAATGCGTATATAAGAAGGATTGCTAACCTCAGATCCCAATTTGTCTGCCATTGACTATttttcctcattgaaaaactaTGTAGTTAGAAGAGGCCACAATTCAGATTTTTTTTCATTACATTACCAACTACATCcttattttatttggttttaattttgagggtatttaagtctatttaagtgggttttatgttatttttgaaAGATTTTAGAAAAAGTGACATTTATGAAATTAGGTGTTAAATTTTGGCTATTATTGATAACTTCTCAAAGTTAGCGAGTTGTGAAGTtaagccaagctctctcccttaatgtagatgattttggttatttaaaaaataaaaaaaaagttaaggaATACTTCCTTCAggcttcttttttgttttgcaaGCAGAGGCCACAACATTGAAAAGGGCTTTCATCCATTGGGCAGTTTGAATGCGTTATCCTAAAATTGACATTGAAGGTGATTGGAAGACCTTGataaaacaaataagaaagATATTCAATTTTCTTGACAAATTTCATATATTCTAAAGAACATTTGGCACCTACTACATCAAACTCCTAACTATACTATAAATTCTATATTTCGAGAGGCTAACATGGCAGCAGATGGTTTTGCTATGTTCGGAAACAACTGTACTCAAGCTTGTAATAGTTCATACTAGAAAATAAGCCCGTGAGTTGCGGCGGGAACCAACTATTTCAAGCGTAACTGCATGAATAAGACACAAAATCATGAAGTAAAGCTCATATTTTTAGCAGTGTAATTTTAACAACAATTCCTCAAGTTGGTGGATTGCCCTGGTGGGTAGGGCATTTCTCTTAGTCCTACTACATTCCGGGTTCAAAGTTCCAACCATCCCTTGTACTAGTTTAAGCACACCAAAGGCCAAATTTAGCATGTTCTGTCGTCATCCAACCAACCCCAGCAGATCCTCatacaaaattcaaacaaaacttGCCAAATTCATCCTCTTAAAATACAAAACGAAATAGTTTATGATCACTGACCTCTTTGAATCGAATGATATTCGGATTCTTTAGGGATCAGTGGTTCACGATTTCCCTTTGAACATGTTCATCCATCTgcatcaccaaaaaaaaatatattttttaaaataatacaaaatgaaaatagTTTATGATCACTAACCTCTTTGTATCAAATGATATTCGGATGCTTCAGTGATCTATGGTTCATGATTTCCCTTTGAACATGTTCATGTATCTGCATCACCAAAAAactaataaatatttaaaaaaaatacaaatttaaagGATAAGAATTGCGAAGATTCTTAGGTCTTAGTTCGGAATGAAATAGCTCGTCTCACCTCCATATATTACCAAATCTTAGTCTATATGATTTTGCCAGAGCCACCTAATGTTGAATATATATCTGTTGAATGTTCTACTACCATCAACATTATAAAGGTTTCTAATTGAATCATATGTTTAAAATCCAAGCATGAAAGCTTTACAGagataaataaacaaatgtaaataattaattaggcaATACACAGcaaagaggggagagagagagagagagagagagagagcgagagagagcaGTTGAAGGAGTGAGAAGCAAAACGGCATACCAAGTGGAAAGTAGGCAGTTAAGCATAGTCATCTCACGTAGGGAATGCCTGAGAACTGATCTTTGCTTCTCTTCCTTATGATCCTCTTAAATGTAATTCTACACATTTCTAAACCAAAATTACAAAGCAGAATTCAAAGAAATTTAAAGAAACCTAGtaaagattcaatttttttttattatccaaAAGATATACATAACCCCAtgtaacaaaaacaaatttatgacACAAAAGACATGATCTTTAGCCACAaaaagcgagagagagagagagagagagagagagagagagagagagagagagagagagagagagagagagagagagagagattttgcTTTTTGCACTATGCAAAATGTGCAGAGAATCAAAATATCGTAACCCATTTAACAACATGATATTTTAGGCAAAAAGGCATCAACTTTAGACCCTAAATGaaagaatttgagagagaaagggCATACGTGGTTgccaagaagaggaagagagcaaTTCCATTTCCTGTAAAAATGAAGAAACAGAGCATTAACAAACACACATGCACAAATCTCAAAGGAAATTGGTAAGAAATAAGCCTAATTGAGAAAATAATCAAAAAACCAGATAGGACACAACTGGAGTCTACTTTTACAGAACCCATGACAAACAAATATCCAAAATTAACAGATTACAGTAACAACATTCCAACAAAAGTAAGAAGACCAGAAAAATTATCTATTCTAAAGTAAATTAGTTCCATCATGCATAAATCAAGGGAGTCGCGGAGGGCCAATATCTAAGGTAATCCAACATATTAAAGCATCCAAACACAGACTCAGAATTACAAAATGCATGAAAATTCACATTCCAACGTGTTATGCAATCACCAATTTCAgatcaaccaaaaccaaataattaTATCAGAACGCATCAAACCCACCAAACCCAAAATCAAAAGAAGGTGATCAAATGTTTGATTTTGCTCaatattacaaaataaaataaataagaatatGTACAAATCAGCATGCATACCTTGTAGCGGTGCATGGAACAGTAGCATGAGCTGCATCGAGGGCATGTGGACTGGGAAAATTGCTACTGGCAGCTGcaattaacaaaaacaaaacaaacaaaaaaaattaaataaaatcaaaatcggaaaattttccaaaaaaaaaaaaacaaattatcaaGCTTTGTTGATGAAAGAGAGGTGGGGTTGGAGAAGAACATACACGCGACTATGAGCAGTAGACAAAAGATTTCAAAATGATTTCTTGGCTTTTCAATCAGGACATGCACGAATATAAAAATGGCAGGGAGAATTAAAACCATACCAAACAGTAGAAAATCAAGTATAAAAATGGTACTTACCTTGTGAATGAGGACATGCAGACACAGGATGGACGAAGGACAGCACATCCCGCATACACGAACCTGACAGCTAATCCCGCATACACGAACCTAACTTGCCACTGTTCGCCACCCCCACCcctccctatctctctctccctgcAATCCCGACGATTTCTCTAACTATGGTGGCGAGTTGTGAGGATGATCTTGATACCGATACCATGTTCTTGGGCTGCTTTTAGAACCTTCTGAAGTTTATCTGGATCAACAACCGCTGCTTTTTTGGTACTCTCATCAATAATTATAAACACCAATAGCAATTGAATTTAGAACTGATCAATATTTAagcataattaattaagaaaaccTTAATTAGGATAATCAGAAATTTAGATGAAAAGGTGGGTGGGACACAACCTTTCTGCTTTTAAAAACATGCTATAAATTTGTCTAGCACTTAGAAATATAGGAAATTAGAGAATTTTAATCACGTGTTCTCAAGCATATAACATTACCtgcattccattcatgaaaCCAGGGTTTATAGACTCAAACTAAAAGGCAAAGCCCCTTGAACACATATCCTGGGGCTAAAACCAACAGAAAAAGTTAATACCTGATTCTTTGCATTTATTTGTATATCATATATCAGCACGTTAAACTCATTACTAAGTCACCTATTTGGGAGAACACTGATAATTTAGCATTGACATCATATGATTGCTATATAATAGTGAAAATATGCCTACATTCCCCATCATTGAGTGCAACAAAATCCATGGTCTTGACTGTGAACTTACCCTTCGCTAGTGTAGTGGGTGTTCTTGAGAAGTCAGAGCCTTTGGAACCTTTGGAACAATTCAGGAGCTTCTTTGAGAAGTCGGAGCCTTTGGAAAAGTTCAGGAGCTTCTATGAGAGGCTGAAGCTTCAGTTGTCCAGGAACCGTGCTTGCAACGGGCGTATCAGAACTTCCTACATTAAATCAGTCGAAGGAAAAACATTGCCAAGAAatgaaaatcaaacaaaatgggcaactCAGATGTTAAAAAAGAACACAATTATCTAAGATTCCCAAACTCCTTCAAACACATACATTTTCTAGAGTAAAAGAGAAATGATACTTAGAAATCTATACCATGTAATTGGGGATGTACACGGGCTCCATTTTATACACCGTCGTGCTGCGTAGAAGCAATACTGGAATCCTTAGTGTTTGCAATGGCTACACTTGCCTTGGGTCCTCCTTATGCATTGTTATTATGCTTCTTAAAACTgaatatttgaaataaaaatcatcaaaccctaaaatttccaacaatctcaaaaattccaaaacaaacGTATTAAAAACCTCAATTTGAAATCCTAATCCAAAGCAATATA
This genomic interval from Malus domestica chromosome 05, GDT2T_hap1 contains the following:
- the LOC139196009 gene encoding uncharacterized protein, whose amino-acid sequence is MNNHRVRPTGATVMPEAHYSTNQCPKCQKKRAREAQKPPRQGQHSQGQSKGGNKAQQCPNLALEAPNFKNKGKAPKTMDADMCYRCGSNDHWSRVCRAPKKIVDEYHSRHKKFESNFMQVDEPEITKMEVSDFQEDTTPMED